Proteins encoded together in one Canis lupus dingo isolate Sandy chromosome 34, ASM325472v2, whole genome shotgun sequence window:
- the LPCAT1 gene encoding lysophosphatidylcholine acyltransferase 1 isoform X2, with protein sequence MAVRFGTSVTWTHAALRTPGAGRDVAVREYLLRPLIAFMTLTLFPIRLLLAVTMMLLAWPFTFFATLGSSEREPEQPPAMWRKVVDILLKAIMRTMWFAGGFHWVVVKGQQASPPEAAILTLAPHSSYFDAIAVTLTMSSIVMKAESRDIPIWGTLIKYIRPVFVSRSDQDSRRKTVEQIRRRAQSNGKWPQMMIFPEGTCTNRTCLITFKPGAFIPGVPVQPVVLRYPNKLDTITWTWQGPGALKILWLTLCQFHNRVEIEFLPVYSPSEEEKKDPALYASNVRRVMAEALGISVTDYTFEDCQLALAEGQLRLPADTCLLEFARLVRALGLKPETLEKDLDKYSESARMQRGGRMGLPEFAEYLGVPVSDTLEDMFSLFDEGGDGKMDPREYVVALSVVCRPSQTLDTIQLAFKMYGSHDGYIHEGTLSSILKTALGVTELSVTSLFQAIDQEGTGRITFADFCRFAEAFPNFAEEYLYPKQTHPDTCAQTPPAPTPNGFCADFSPENSDIGRKPFRKKLD encoded by the exons ATTGCCTTCATGACTCTGACGCTCTTCCCCATCCGGCTGCTGCTCGCTGTTACGATGATGCTGCTTGCGTGGCCCTTCACGTTCTTCGCTACGCTGGGATCCTCAGAGAGGGAACCCGAACAGCCCCCGGCCATGTGGCGGAA GGTTGTGGACATCCTGCTCAAGGCCATCATGCGCACCATGTGGTTTGCCGGCGGCTTCCACTGGGTTGTTGTGAAGGGGCAGCAGGCCTCGCCACCAGAGGCAGCCATCCTCACCCTGGCGCCACACTCTTCCTACTTCGATGCCATTGCTGTCACCCTGACGATGTCGTCCATCGTGAtgaaggcagagagcagagataTCCCAATATGGGGAA cGCTGATAAAGTACATACGGCCAGTGTTTGTGTCGCGGTCGGACCAGGATTCCCGCAGGAAGACCGTGGAGCAGATCAGAAGGCGGGCACAGTCAAATGGGAAGTGGCCACAG ATGATGATTTTTCCAGAAGGAACATGTACCAACAGGACCTGCCTAATTACCTTCAAGCCCG GCGCCTTCATCCCCGGGGTTCCCGTCCAGCCTGTGGTTTTACGATACCCAAATAAACTG GACACTATCACATGGACATGGCAAGGACCAGGGGC GTTGAAAATTTTGTGGCTCACGCTGTGTCAGTTTCACAACCGAGTGGAAATTGAG TTCCTCCCCGTGTACAGCCCTtcggaagaggagaagaaggaccCTGCGTTGTACGCCAGCAACGTACGGCGCGTCATGGCAGA GGCCTTGGGCATCTCTGTCACCGACTATACGTTTGAGGACTGCCAGCTGGCCCTGGCAGAAGGACAGCTCCGCCTCCCCGCAGATACCTGCCTTCTAGAATTTGCCAGGCTGGTGAGGGCACTGGG GTTAAAGCCAGAAACACTTGAGAAAGATCTGGATAAGTACTCCGAGAGCGCCAGGatgcagaggggaggaaggatgggCCTCCCAGAGTTCGCGGAGTACCTGGGCGTCCCCGTCTCGGACACGCTGGAGGACATGTTCTCCCTGTTTGATGAG GGTGGAGACGGCAAGATGGACCCTCGGGAGTATGTGGTCGCCCTGTCTGTTGTCTGCCGGCCGTCCCAGACTCTGGATACCATCCAGCTGGCGTTCAAG ATGTATGGGTCACACGACGGCTACATCCACGAGGGAACCCTGTCCAGCATCCTCAAGACTGCCTTGGGGGTGACAGAGCTCAGTGTGACCAGCCTCTTCCAGGCCATTGAccaggaggggacagggaggatCACGTTTG CTGACTTCTGCAGGTTTGCAGAAGCGTTCCCCAACTTCGCAGAGGAGTATCTGTACCCCAAGCAGACACACCCGGACACCTGCGCACAGACGCCGCCTGCCCCGACCCCCAACGGCTTCTGTGCCGACTTCAGCCCTGAAAACTCGGACATTGGAAGGAAACCGTTTCGTAAGAAACTGGACTAG
- the LPCAT1 gene encoding lysophosphatidylcholine acyltransferase 1 isoform X1 — protein sequence MRLRARGPRAFPASSAAASVGAGDARRRAPPGRNPFVHELRLSALRKAQIAFMTLTLFPIRLLLAVTMMLLAWPFTFFATLGSSEREPEQPPAMWRKVVDILLKAIMRTMWFAGGFHWVVVKGQQASPPEAAILTLAPHSSYFDAIAVTLTMSSIVMKAESRDIPIWGTLIKYIRPVFVSRSDQDSRRKTVEQIRRRAQSNGKWPQMMIFPEGTCTNRTCLITFKPGAFIPGVPVQPVVLRYPNKLDTITWTWQGPGALKILWLTLCQFHNRVEIEFLPVYSPSEEEKKDPALYASNVRRVMAEALGISVTDYTFEDCQLALAEGQLRLPADTCLLEFARLVRALGLKPETLEKDLDKYSESARMQRGGRMGLPEFAEYLGVPVSDTLEDMFSLFDEGGDGKMDPREYVVALSVVCRPSQTLDTIQLAFKMYGSHDGYIHEGTLSSILKTALGVTELSVTSLFQAIDQEGTGRITFADFCRFAEAFPNFAEEYLYPKQTHPDTCAQTPPAPTPNGFCADFSPENSDIGRKPFRKKLD from the exons ATTGCCTTCATGACTCTGACGCTCTTCCCCATCCGGCTGCTGCTCGCTGTTACGATGATGCTGCTTGCGTGGCCCTTCACGTTCTTCGCTACGCTGGGATCCTCAGAGAGGGAACCCGAACAGCCCCCGGCCATGTGGCGGAA GGTTGTGGACATCCTGCTCAAGGCCATCATGCGCACCATGTGGTTTGCCGGCGGCTTCCACTGGGTTGTTGTGAAGGGGCAGCAGGCCTCGCCACCAGAGGCAGCCATCCTCACCCTGGCGCCACACTCTTCCTACTTCGATGCCATTGCTGTCACCCTGACGATGTCGTCCATCGTGAtgaaggcagagagcagagataTCCCAATATGGGGAA cGCTGATAAAGTACATACGGCCAGTGTTTGTGTCGCGGTCGGACCAGGATTCCCGCAGGAAGACCGTGGAGCAGATCAGAAGGCGGGCACAGTCAAATGGGAAGTGGCCACAG ATGATGATTTTTCCAGAAGGAACATGTACCAACAGGACCTGCCTAATTACCTTCAAGCCCG GCGCCTTCATCCCCGGGGTTCCCGTCCAGCCTGTGGTTTTACGATACCCAAATAAACTG GACACTATCACATGGACATGGCAAGGACCAGGGGC GTTGAAAATTTTGTGGCTCACGCTGTGTCAGTTTCACAACCGAGTGGAAATTGAG TTCCTCCCCGTGTACAGCCCTtcggaagaggagaagaaggaccCTGCGTTGTACGCCAGCAACGTACGGCGCGTCATGGCAGA GGCCTTGGGCATCTCTGTCACCGACTATACGTTTGAGGACTGCCAGCTGGCCCTGGCAGAAGGACAGCTCCGCCTCCCCGCAGATACCTGCCTTCTAGAATTTGCCAGGCTGGTGAGGGCACTGGG GTTAAAGCCAGAAACACTTGAGAAAGATCTGGATAAGTACTCCGAGAGCGCCAGGatgcagaggggaggaaggatgggCCTCCCAGAGTTCGCGGAGTACCTGGGCGTCCCCGTCTCGGACACGCTGGAGGACATGTTCTCCCTGTTTGATGAG GGTGGAGACGGCAAGATGGACCCTCGGGAGTATGTGGTCGCCCTGTCTGTTGTCTGCCGGCCGTCCCAGACTCTGGATACCATCCAGCTGGCGTTCAAG ATGTATGGGTCACACGACGGCTACATCCACGAGGGAACCCTGTCCAGCATCCTCAAGACTGCCTTGGGGGTGACAGAGCTCAGTGTGACCAGCCTCTTCCAGGCCATTGAccaggaggggacagggaggatCACGTTTG CTGACTTCTGCAGGTTTGCAGAAGCGTTCCCCAACTTCGCAGAGGAGTATCTGTACCCCAAGCAGACACACCCGGACACCTGCGCACAGACGCCGCCTGCCCCGACCCCCAACGGCTTCTGTGCCGACTTCAGCCCTGAAAACTCGGACATTGGAAGGAAACCGTTTCGTAAGAAACTGGACTAG
- the LPCAT1 gene encoding lysophosphatidylcholine acyltransferase 1 isoform X3: MTLTLFPIRLLLAVTMMLLAWPFTFFATLGSSEREPEQPPAMWRKVVDILLKAIMRTMWFAGGFHWVVVKGQQASPPEAAILTLAPHSSYFDAIAVTLTMSSIVMKAESRDIPIWGTLIKYIRPVFVSRSDQDSRRKTVEQIRRRAQSNGKWPQMMIFPEGTCTNRTCLITFKPGAFIPGVPVQPVVLRYPNKLDTITWTWQGPGALKILWLTLCQFHNRVEIEFLPVYSPSEEEKKDPALYASNVRRVMAEALGISVTDYTFEDCQLALAEGQLRLPADTCLLEFARLVRALGLKPETLEKDLDKYSESARMQRGGRMGLPEFAEYLGVPVSDTLEDMFSLFDEGGDGKMDPREYVVALSVVCRPSQTLDTIQLAFKMYGSHDGYIHEGTLSSILKTALGVTELSVTSLFQAIDQEGTGRITFADFCRFAEAFPNFAEEYLYPKQTHPDTCAQTPPAPTPNGFCADFSPENSDIGRKPFRKKLD; the protein is encoded by the exons ATGACTCTGACGCTCTTCCCCATCCGGCTGCTGCTCGCTGTTACGATGATGCTGCTTGCGTGGCCCTTCACGTTCTTCGCTACGCTGGGATCCTCAGAGAGGGAACCCGAACAGCCCCCGGCCATGTGGCGGAA GGTTGTGGACATCCTGCTCAAGGCCATCATGCGCACCATGTGGTTTGCCGGCGGCTTCCACTGGGTTGTTGTGAAGGGGCAGCAGGCCTCGCCACCAGAGGCAGCCATCCTCACCCTGGCGCCACACTCTTCCTACTTCGATGCCATTGCTGTCACCCTGACGATGTCGTCCATCGTGAtgaaggcagagagcagagataTCCCAATATGGGGAA cGCTGATAAAGTACATACGGCCAGTGTTTGTGTCGCGGTCGGACCAGGATTCCCGCAGGAAGACCGTGGAGCAGATCAGAAGGCGGGCACAGTCAAATGGGAAGTGGCCACAG ATGATGATTTTTCCAGAAGGAACATGTACCAACAGGACCTGCCTAATTACCTTCAAGCCCG GCGCCTTCATCCCCGGGGTTCCCGTCCAGCCTGTGGTTTTACGATACCCAAATAAACTG GACACTATCACATGGACATGGCAAGGACCAGGGGC GTTGAAAATTTTGTGGCTCACGCTGTGTCAGTTTCACAACCGAGTGGAAATTGAG TTCCTCCCCGTGTACAGCCCTtcggaagaggagaagaaggaccCTGCGTTGTACGCCAGCAACGTACGGCGCGTCATGGCAGA GGCCTTGGGCATCTCTGTCACCGACTATACGTTTGAGGACTGCCAGCTGGCCCTGGCAGAAGGACAGCTCCGCCTCCCCGCAGATACCTGCCTTCTAGAATTTGCCAGGCTGGTGAGGGCACTGGG GTTAAAGCCAGAAACACTTGAGAAAGATCTGGATAAGTACTCCGAGAGCGCCAGGatgcagaggggaggaaggatgggCCTCCCAGAGTTCGCGGAGTACCTGGGCGTCCCCGTCTCGGACACGCTGGAGGACATGTTCTCCCTGTTTGATGAG GGTGGAGACGGCAAGATGGACCCTCGGGAGTATGTGGTCGCCCTGTCTGTTGTCTGCCGGCCGTCCCAGACTCTGGATACCATCCAGCTGGCGTTCAAG ATGTATGGGTCACACGACGGCTACATCCACGAGGGAACCCTGTCCAGCATCCTCAAGACTGCCTTGGGGGTGACAGAGCTCAGTGTGACCAGCCTCTTCCAGGCCATTGAccaggaggggacagggaggatCACGTTTG CTGACTTCTGCAGGTTTGCAGAAGCGTTCCCCAACTTCGCAGAGGAGTATCTGTACCCCAAGCAGACACACCCGGACACCTGCGCACAGACGCCGCCTGCCCCGACCCCCAACGGCTTCTGTGCCGACTTCAGCCCTGAAAACTCGGACATTGGAAGGAAACCGTTTCGTAAGAAACTGGACTAG